A region from the Aegilops tauschii subsp. strangulata cultivar AL8/78 chromosome 5, Aet v6.0, whole genome shotgun sequence genome encodes:
- the LOC109765406 gene encoding linoleate 9S-lipoxygenase 2: MFGGGLDIIGGLTGSKTRLKGSVVLTRKNALDFNDLGATVMDNVTEFLGRGVTCQLISSTIVDSNNGNRGKVGAEASLEQWITSLPFITVGENKFSVNFDWAVDKLGVPGAIIVKNNHASEFFLKTITLDNVPGHGKVVFVANSWVYPQAKYRYSRVFFANDTYLPSKMPAALKPYRDDELRNLRGDDQQGPYEAHDRVYRYDVYHDLGDSRQILGGSKEFPYPRRCRTGRKLSQTSPDRESRLLPLVQSIYVPRDELFGHLKKSDFLGYSLKALVEGIIPAIRTYVDLSPGEFDSFADILKLYEGGIKLPDIPALQEMRKRFPLQLVKDLIPMGGDYLLKPPKPQVIKQDEKAWMTDAEFAREILAGVNPMMITRVTEFPPKSTLDPSQYGDQTSTITEAQIGSSLEGLTAQQAVSSNRLYILDHHDHMMPYLVRLNNLDDTFLYATRTLLFLKGDGTLAPVAIELSTPLLQGGLTTAKSTVYTPASTGVEAWIWQLAKAYVCVNDYGYHQLVSHWLNTHAVMEPFIIATNRQLSVTHPVHKLLHPHYRDTMNINSRARELLVSAGGIIELTVFQRKYAMEMSSVTYKDWNFNEQALPDDLIKRGMAVPDPSSPHKVRLLLEDYPYAVDGLAIWTAIEQWVTEYLAIYYTSDSVLQSDVELQAWWKEVREVGHGDLKDAAWWPKMKTVAELVKACATIIWTGSALHAAVNFGQYPYAGYHPNKPSASRRPMPEPDTEEYALLARDPEKVFIRTITNQMQAIIGISLLEILSKHSSDEIYLGQRDTPEWTSDAKALEAFKRFGTRLEGIESQVVALNGNPQLKNRNGPAQFPYMLLYPNTSDHTGKAEGLTARGIPNSISI, translated from the exons aTGTTCGGCGGCGGTCTCGACATCATCGGCGGGCTCACCGGGAGCAAGACCAGGCTCAAGGGGTCGGTGGTGCTGACCCGCAAGAATGCACTCGACTTCAACGACCTGGGCGCCACCGTCATGGACAACGTCACCGAGTTCCTCGGCCGCGGCGTCACCTGCCAGCTGATCAGCTCCACCATCGTCGACTCCA ACAACGGGAACCGCGGGAAGGTGGGCGCGGAGGCGAGCCTGGAGCAGTGGATCACGAGCCTGCCGTTCATCACGGTGGGCGAGAACAAGTTCAGCGTCAACTTCGACTGGGCGGTGGACAAGCTGGGGGTGCCGGGCGCCATCATCGTCAAGAACAACCACGCCTCCGAGTTCTTCCTCAAGACCATCACCCTCGACAACGTCCCCGGCCACGGCAAGGTCGTCTTCGTCGCCAACTCCTGGGTGTACCCACAGGCCAAGTACCGCTACAGCCGCGTCTTCTTCGCCAATGAT ACGTACCTGCCCAGCAAGATGCCGGCGGCACTGAAGCCGTACCGCGACGACGAGCTCCGGAACCTGAGGGGCGACGACCAGCAAGGGCCCTACGAGGCGCACGACCGTGTCTACCGCTACGACGTCTACCACGACCTCGGCGACTCCCGCCAGATCCTCGGCGGCTCCAAGGAGTTCCCCTACCCTCGCCGCTGCCGCACCGGCCGCAAGCTCTCACAAACCA GCCCCGATCGCGAGAGCCGGCTGCTGCCGCTGGTGCAGAGCATCTACGTGCCGCGGGACGAGCTGTTCGGGCATCTCAAGAAGTCAGACTTCCTGGGCTACTCGCTCAAGGCGCTGGTGGAAGGGATCATACCGGCCATCCGCACCTACGTCGACCTCTCCCCCGGCGAGTTCGACTCCTTCGCCGACATCCTCAAGCTCTACGAGGGTGGCATCAAGCTGCCCGACATCCCGGCCCTCCAGGAGATGCGCAAGCGCTTCCCGCTCCAGCTCGTCAAGGACCTCATCCCCATGGGCGGCGACTACCTCCTCAAGCCCCCCAAGCCACAAGTCATCAAAC AGGACGAGAAAGCATGGATGACCGACGCGGAGTTCGCAAGGGAGATTCTCGCCGGCGTCAACCCGATGATGATCACCCGTGTCACG GAGTTCCCCCCCAAGAGTACTCTGGATCCCAGCCAGTACGGCGACCAAACCAGCACCATCACCGAGGCGCAGATCGGGTCGAGCCTCGAGGGCCTCACGGCGCAGCAGGCAGTCTCCAGCAACAGGCTCTACATCCTCGACCACCACGACCACATGATGCCGTACCTCGTCAGGCTCAACAACCTCGACGACACCTTCCTCTACGCCACCAGGACCCTGCTCTTCCTGAAAGGTGACGGCACGCTGGCGCCGGTCGCCATCGAGCTGAGCACGCCGCTGCTCCAGGGCGGCCTCACCACCGCGAAGAGCACCGTCTACACTCCGGCGTCCACCGGCGTCGAGGCCTGGATATGGCAGCTCGCCAAGGCGTACGTCTGCGTCAACGACTACGGCTATCACCAGCTGGTCAGCCACTGGCTCAACACGCACGCCGTGATGGAGCCCTTCATCATCGCCACCAACCGGCAGCTGAGCGTGACCCACCCGGTGCACAAGCTGCTGCACCCGCACTACCGTGACACCATGAACATCAACTCGCGGGCGCGCGAGCTGCTCGTCAGCGCCGGCGGGATCATCGAGCTCACCGTCTTCCAGCGCAAGTACGCCATGGAGATGTCCTCCGTCACCTACAAGGACTGGAACTTCAACGAGCAGGCCCTACCAGACGATCTAATCAAGAG GGGCATGGCGGTGCCTGACCCATCAAGCCCGCACAAGGTGCGGCTGCTGCTTGAGGACTACCCTTACGCGGTGGACGGGCTGGCTATCTGGACCGCCATCGAGCAGTGGGTGACAGAGTATCTGGCCATCTACTACACCAGCGACAGTGTGCTTCAGAGCGACGTGGAGCTGCAGGCGTGGTGGAAGGAGGTGCGGGAGGTCGGCCACGGCGACCTCAAGGATGCGGCGTGGTGGCCCAAGATGAAGACGGTGGCGGAGCTGGTCAAGGCCTGCGCCACCATCATCTGGACCGGGTCGGCGCTGCACGCCGCCGTCAACTTCGGGCAGTACCCGTACGCAGGTTACCACCCCAACAAGCCGTCAGCGAGCCGCCGTCCGATGCCAGAGCCGGACACCGAGGAGTACGCCTTGCTGGCCCGCGACCCGGAAAAGGTGTTCATCCGCACCATCACCAACCAAATGCAGGCCATCATTGGCATTTCTCTGCTGGAGATCCTGTCCAAGCATTCCTCCGATGAGATTTACCTCGGGCAGCGTGACACGCCGGAGTGGACATCGGATGCCAAGGCACTGGAGGCGTTCAAGCGGTTCGGCACGAGGCTGGAGGGCATCGAGAGCCAGGTGGTGGCCTTGAACGGAAACCCCCAGCTCAAGAACCGCAATGGACCAGCCCAGTTCCCCTACATGCTGCTCTACCCCAACACCTCCGACCACACGGGCAAGGCCGAGGGCCTCACGGCCAGGGGCATCCCCAACAGCATCTCCATCTGA